A genomic window from Cucumis melo cultivar AY chromosome 8, USDA_Cmelo_AY_1.0, whole genome shotgun sequence includes:
- the LOC103484961 gene encoding 7-deoxyloganetin glucosyltransferase-like isoform X2: MSKAVANKPHAVCIPYPEQGHTLPLLQLAKLLHSTGFHITFVIPEFYHDHIRQSHGPNVVKDLSDFQFRTIPDGLPPSERKASPDVPTLCDSTRRNFFRPFKELVAGLNSSMEVPSVTCIIADGVLSFAIEAAEELGIPEIQFWTASACSFMGYLHFDELVRREILPFKDETFLCDGTLETSVDWIPGMRNIRLRDLPSFIRTTNIDDAMFDFMGSETRKCMRSSAIIFNTFDELEHDVLEAISAKFPQIYTIGPLSILSRVATETHLKPLRLSVWKEDQQCLPWLDTQAPKSVVYVSFGCLTTMSDQKLREFAWGLAESKQPFLWVLRPDIALGESAILPEDFLEETKNRGFLTSWCPQEQVLAHPSVGAFLTHCGWNSTLEGICGGVPLICWPFFADQQPNTRYACVNWGIGMELDDDVKRTDIIAILKEVMEGDKG, from the exons ATGAGCAAGGCAGTGGCAAATAAACCTCATGCAGTGTGCATCCCATATCCAGAGCAAGGGCACACGTTGCCTCTTCTGCAATTAGCCAAGCTTCTCCATTCAACTGGTTTCCATATAACCTTTGTCATCCCCGAGTTCTATCACGACCACATAAGACAGTCCCATGGACCTAATGTCGTGAAAGACTTGTCCGATTTTCAGTTCCGGACCATACCAGACGGGTTGCCTCCATCTGAACGCAAAGCCTCCCCAGATGTTCCGACGCTCTGTGATTCAACCAGGAGAAATTTTTTCAGACCATTCAAAGAGTTGGTGGCTGGGCTGAATTCTTCGATGGAGGTGCCTTCTGTAACCTGTATAATTGCTGATGGGGTCTTGAGCTTTGCTATAGAGGCTGCCGAGGAGCTGGGCATTCCAGAGATTCAGTTTTGGACTGCTTCTGCTTGTAGTTTTATGGGGTACTTGCATTTTGATGAGCTTGTTCGAAGAGAAATCCTGCCGTTCAAAG ATGAAACATTCTTGTGTGATGGTACACTTGAAACCTCTGTCGATTGGATCCCGGGAATGAGAAACATCCGCCTGAGAGACCTCCCAAGCTTCATCAGAACTACAAACATAGATGACGCAATGTTTGATTTCATGGGATCAGAAACCCGAAAGTGCATGAGATCTTCTGCTATTATCTTCAACACATTTGACGAACTTGAACATGATGTGTTAGAAGCAATTTCAGCAAAGTTTCCCCAAATATACACAATTGGTCCATTATCCATACTAAGCAGAGTAGCAACTGAAACCCATTTGAAGCCATTAAGGTTGAGTGTGTGGAAGGAAGACCAACAATGTCTCCCGTGGCTCGATACACAGGCCCCCAAATCTGTTGTTTATGTAAGCTTTGGCTGCCTAACTACGATGAGTGACCAAAAGTTAAGAGAATTTGCATGGGGATTGGCAGAGAGTAAGCAACCATTTTTGTGGGTACTGAGGCCTGACATTGCATTGGGTGAATCGGCAATATTACCCGAAGATTTCTTAGAAGAGACAAAGAACAGGGGATTTCTAACGAGTTGGTGTCCGCAAGAGCAAGTTCTAGCACACCCATCAGTTGGAGCTTTTTTGACTCACTGTGGTTGGAATTCTACGTTGGAAGGTATATGTGGGGGTGTTCCATTAATTTGCTGGCCATTCTTTGCAGATCAACAACCAAACACTCGATATGCTTGCGTCAATTGGGGGATTGGCATGGAGTTGGATGATGACGTAAAACGCACCGACATTATAGCGATTCTGAAGGAAGTTATGGAAGGAGATAAAGGCTAG
- the LOC103484961 gene encoding 7-deoxyloganetin glucosyltransferase-like isoform X1, whose protein sequence is MSKAVANKPHAVCIPYPEQGHTLPLLQLAKLLHSTGFHITFVIPEFYHDHIRQSHGPNVVKDLSDFQFRTIPDGLPPSERKASPDVPTLCDSTRRNFFRPFKELVAGLNSSMEVPSVTCIIADGVLSFAIEAAEELGIPEIQFWTASACSFMGYLHFDELVRREILPFKADETFLCDGTLETSVDWIPGMRNIRLRDLPSFIRTTNIDDAMFDFMGSETRKCMRSSAIIFNTFDELEHDVLEAISAKFPQIYTIGPLSILSRVATETHLKPLRLSVWKEDQQCLPWLDTQAPKSVVYVSFGCLTTMSDQKLREFAWGLAESKQPFLWVLRPDIALGESAILPEDFLEETKNRGFLTSWCPQEQVLAHPSVGAFLTHCGWNSTLEGICGGVPLICWPFFADQQPNTRYACVNWGIGMELDDDVKRTDIIAILKEVMEGDKG, encoded by the exons ATGAGCAAGGCAGTGGCAAATAAACCTCATGCAGTGTGCATCCCATATCCAGAGCAAGGGCACACGTTGCCTCTTCTGCAATTAGCCAAGCTTCTCCATTCAACTGGTTTCCATATAACCTTTGTCATCCCCGAGTTCTATCACGACCACATAAGACAGTCCCATGGACCTAATGTCGTGAAAGACTTGTCCGATTTTCAGTTCCGGACCATACCAGACGGGTTGCCTCCATCTGAACGCAAAGCCTCCCCAGATGTTCCGACGCTCTGTGATTCAACCAGGAGAAATTTTTTCAGACCATTCAAAGAGTTGGTGGCTGGGCTGAATTCTTCGATGGAGGTGCCTTCTGTAACCTGTATAATTGCTGATGGGGTCTTGAGCTTTGCTATAGAGGCTGCCGAGGAGCTGGGCATTCCAGAGATTCAGTTTTGGACTGCTTCTGCTTGTAGTTTTATGGGGTACTTGCATTTTGATGAGCTTGTTCGAAGAGAAATCCTGCCGTTCAAAG CAGATGAAACATTCTTGTGTGATGGTACACTTGAAACCTCTGTCGATTGGATCCCGGGAATGAGAAACATCCGCCTGAGAGACCTCCCAAGCTTCATCAGAACTACAAACATAGATGACGCAATGTTTGATTTCATGGGATCAGAAACCCGAAAGTGCATGAGATCTTCTGCTATTATCTTCAACACATTTGACGAACTTGAACATGATGTGTTAGAAGCAATTTCAGCAAAGTTTCCCCAAATATACACAATTGGTCCATTATCCATACTAAGCAGAGTAGCAACTGAAACCCATTTGAAGCCATTAAGGTTGAGTGTGTGGAAGGAAGACCAACAATGTCTCCCGTGGCTCGATACACAGGCCCCCAAATCTGTTGTTTATGTAAGCTTTGGCTGCCTAACTACGATGAGTGACCAAAAGTTAAGAGAATTTGCATGGGGATTGGCAGAGAGTAAGCAACCATTTTTGTGGGTACTGAGGCCTGACATTGCATTGGGTGAATCGGCAATATTACCCGAAGATTTCTTAGAAGAGACAAAGAACAGGGGATTTCTAACGAGTTGGTGTCCGCAAGAGCAAGTTCTAGCACACCCATCAGTTGGAGCTTTTTTGACTCACTGTGGTTGGAATTCTACGTTGGAAGGTATATGTGGGGGTGTTCCATTAATTTGCTGGCCATTCTTTGCAGATCAACAACCAAACACTCGATATGCTTGCGTCAATTGGGGGATTGGCATGGAGTTGGATGATGACGTAAAACGCACCGACATTATAGCGATTCTGAAGGAAGTTATGGAAGGAGATAAAGGCTAG
- the LOC103484964 gene encoding uncharacterized protein LOC103484964, translating to MGGQCFSYGSIMEAWYRSCFSRVGLKSATTDLGNGTVMHCWIPKTPKQTKPNLVLIHGMGANAMWQWNQFVRPLITHFNIYVPDLVFFGESYTTLSDRSEAFQARCVMGVLDAHGVRTTNAVGISYGGFVAYSMAAQFPDRMEKLVLCCTGVCLEDQDMEDGMFQVKSVEEAVSVLLPQSPEKLKEMIKIAFFKPIRIGPSCVVNDLIDELCTEYREQKKELIQALHKERKLSNLPKITNPTLIMWGEKDLVFPMELAHRLKRHIGEGAELVVIKKAGHALNIEKPKEMNKLIQCFLVDAVPSTKAKIHHQNDLKSE from the exons ATGGGCGGCCAGTGTTTCAGTTACGGATCGATCATGGAAGCTTGGTACCGTTCCTGTTTCTCCAGAGTTGGTCTTAAATCCGCCACCACCGATCTCGGCAACGGCACCGTCATGCACTGCTGGATTCCCAAAACCCCAAAACAAACCAAACCCAATTTGGTTCTGATCCATGGCATGGGAGCAAACGCAATGTGGCAATGGAACCAATTTGTCCGCCCACTCATCACCCATTTCAACATCTATGTCCCTGATTTGGTTTTCTTTGGGGAATCCTACACCACGCTTTCCGATCGCTCCGAGGCATTTCAGGCTCGTTGTGTTATGGGAGTTTTGGATGCCCATGGTGTACGGACTACTAACGCCGTCGGGATCAGCTATGGTGGGTTTGTGGCTTATAGTATGGCTGCACAGTTTCCTGATAGAATGGAAAAATTGGTGCTTTGTTGTACTGGGGTTTGCTTGGAAGATCAAGATATGGAAGATGGGATGTTCCAAGTGAAGTCCGTGGAGGAAGCAGTGAGTGTTTTGCTTCCTCAATCGCCTGAGAAATTGAAGGAAATGATAAAAATTGCTTTTTTTAAGCCTATTAGAATTGGGCCCTCTTGCGTGGTTAACGATCTTATCGAT GAATTGTGTACTGAATACCGTGAACAAAAGAAGGAGCTGATTCAAGCATTACACAAGGAAAGGAAATTGTCAAATCTTCCCAAGATTACTAAT CCTACACTTATAATGTGGGGAGAGAAAGACTTGGTATTCCCTATGGAATTGGCACACAGACTAAAAAG ACACATAGGTGAAGGAGCAGAACTAGTGGTCATAAAGAAAGCAGGACATGCTTTAAATATAGAAAAGCCTAAGGAAATGAACAAGCTTATTCAGTGTTTCCTTGTCGATGCCGTACCTTCAACCAAGGCCAAAATACACCATcaaaatgaccttaaatctgaGTGA